In Candidatus Omnitrophota bacterium, the following proteins share a genomic window:
- the rsmH gene encoding 16S rRNA (cytosine(1402)-N(4))-methyltransferase RsmH produces the protein MEGILRKFSSLFRGDSGEITGTVIKVELNDDYCRSMIGDDGSEKYFLHKPVLLREVIENLNLSPGKTIVDCTIGSGGHAEEILRKILPGGFLIGIDLDRNIFSITEERLKKYSGSFKLVQGNFKDISKIIEDLHIKKVDGFLLDLGISSYQLSDRRRGFSFRSGGPLDMRMDETQRLKAFDLVNYMDEDGLVKILEHNAQERFARRIVHNIVIARKRKNIETTTELVEIILRALPKNYRSYHIHPATRTFQALRIAVNNELDNLIYFLDNFFNLLSLGGRIVIISFHSLEDRIVKNKFIQLAKNGLFKILTKKPIRPESDEISENSRARSAKLRLGERIR, from the coding sequence ATGGAAGGAATTTTACGAAAATTCTCGTCCTTATTTCGAGGAGACAGCGGAGAAATTACTGGGACAGTGATTAAGGTAGAATTGAATGATGATTATTGCCGTTCTATGATAGGAGATGATGGTTCAGAGAAATATTTCTTGCATAAGCCCGTTTTGTTGAGAGAAGTCATAGAAAATCTTAATCTTTCTCCGGGTAAAACTATCGTTGATTGCACTATAGGAAGCGGTGGACATGCGGAGGAAATTTTGAGGAAAATATTACCGGGTGGCTTCTTGATAGGAATTGACCTCGATCGAAATATTTTCTCTATTACAGAAGAGAGATTAAAAAAATACAGCGGTTCTTTTAAATTAGTTCAGGGGAATTTTAAAGATATTAGTAAAATAATAGAAGATTTACATATAAAGAAAGTGGATGGTTTTCTACTTGATTTGGGTATTTCTTCATATCAGCTTTCAGACCGCAGACGGGGATTTAGCTTTCGTTCAGGTGGACCATTGGACATGCGTATGGACGAAACCCAGAGGCTTAAGGCATTTGACTTAGTCAATTACATGGATGAAGATGGGTTAGTGAAAATATTGGAGCATAACGCTCAGGAACGCTTTGCAAGAAGAATTGTCCACAATATTGTTATCGCGCGAAAAAGAAAGAATATAGAGACTACCACAGAACTGGTAGAGATCATTTTGAGGGCACTTCCTAAAAATTATCGTAGTTATCATATTCATCCTGCCACACGAACTTTTCAAGCTTTACGCATCGCGGTTAATAACGAGTTGGATAACCTTATTTATTTTCTTGATAATTTTTTCAATCTTCTTTCTTTGGGAGGAAGAATTGTTATTATCTCTTTTCATTCTTTAGAAGACCGCATTGTTAAGAATAAATTTATCCAGTTAGCTAAAAACGGATTGTTTAAGATATTAACCAAAAAGCCAATTAGACCTGAAAGTGATGAGATTTCAGAAAATTCGCGGGCAAGGAGTGCCAAAT
- the mraZ gene encoding division/cell wall cluster transcriptional repressor MraZ: protein MFYGEFTHIIDRKGRIILPAKFRQIVKDKGIKKFYLTRGLDKCLFLFTEEEWRTQEENFKTLSFTHQEARRFNRLYFSGAQEIIPDSQGRILIPQYLKDFAELRKDIVIIGVSNRIEIWSKNLWKEFYENSRPYFEETAEKLLGQ, encoded by the coding sequence ATGTTTTACGGTGAGTTTACCCATATTATTGACCGTAAAGGAAGAATAATCTTACCCGCGAAATTTCGTCAGATAGTAAAAGATAAAGGGATAAAGAAATTTTATCTCACGAGGGGTTTAGATAAGTGTTTATTTCTCTTTACTGAAGAAGAATGGAGAACGCAGGAAGAAAATTTTAAGACACTTTCTTTTACTCACCAAGAAGCAAGAAGATTTAATCGGTTATATTTCTCTGGAGCTCAAGAAATAATACCTGATTCACAAGGAAGGATACTTATTCCTCAGTATTTAAAAGATTTTGCCGAATTGAGAAAGGATATTGTAATTATCGGCGTTTCTAACCGTATAGAAATTTGGAGTAAGAATTTATGGAAGGAATTTTACGAAAATTCTCGTCCTTATTTCGAGGAGACAGCGGAGAAATTACTGGGACAGTGA
- a CDS encoding bifunctional riboflavin kinase/FAD synthetase, with amino-acid sequence MKVIRALNNLDKIPKGTVATIGIFDGIHRGHLAVFYKVINEAKIKKVPSLAITFHPHPSRITKKNTALPLLISLEHRLLMMRNLGINYCLVIPFDRNFSLLFPHLFVKNILCAGLGIKILYVGNNFRFGYGQEGGIRLLKRLSKEFHFRLTVVRPVKYRKRIISSSWIRKELNLGNLDLVSRLLGRPFSIYGKVVKGEGRGKRLGFPTANLDIKHEALPPSGVYLVKVYFKKDIYPGLLYIGHRPTFSKVSELSVEVYLLDFKNNLYGKFLEVEFIKRVRAERQFDKISSLVLAMKEDESFARSFFSQHSSQ; translated from the coding sequence GTGAAAGTTATTCGAGCTCTAAACAATTTAGATAAAATACCAAAAGGAACCGTTGCTACTATTGGAATATTTGATGGAATACATCGCGGACATTTAGCAGTTTTTTATAAAGTTATAAATGAAGCTAAGATAAAGAAAGTTCCTTCTTTAGCAATTACTTTCCATCCCCATCCCTCAAGGATAACGAAAAAAAATACTGCTCTTCCTCTTTTAATTTCTTTAGAACACCGCCTCTTAATGATGAGAAATTTAGGGATAAATTATTGTTTAGTCATTCCTTTTGATAGGAATTTTTCTCTTCTTTTTCCTCATCTTTTTGTAAAAAATATTTTATGTGCTGGATTAGGGATTAAGATATTATATGTAGGGAATAATTTTCGTTTTGGATATGGACAAGAAGGAGGTATTAGATTACTCAAAAGATTAAGTAAAGAATTCCATTTTCGCCTGACTGTGGTTCGGCCGGTTAAATATAGGAAAAGAATAATTAGTAGCAGTTGGATAAGAAAAGAATTAAATTTGGGCAATCTCGATTTAGTTTCTCGTCTTTTAGGCCGTCCTTTCTCTATCTATGGAAAAGTTGTGAAAGGGGAGGGAAGGGGAAAGAGATTGGGTTTTCCTACTGCAAATTTGGATATAAAACACGAGGCACTTCCTCCCTCTGGCGTTTATTTAGTAAAAGTTTATTTTAAAAAAGATATTTATCCTGGTCTTCTTTATATAGGACACCGGCCAACTTTTTCCAAAGTTAGTGAACTTAGTGTAGAAGTATATTTACTTGATTTTAAGAATAATCTTTATGGTAAATTCTTAGAAGTTGAGTTTATAAAAAGAGTAAGAGCAGAGAGACAATTTGATAAAATTTCTTCTCTTGTTTTAGCTATGAAAGAAGACGAATCGTTTGCCCGTTCTTTCTTCTCTCAGCATTCCTCCCAGTAG
- the truB gene encoding tRNA pseudouridine(55) synthase TruB, whose amino-acid sequence MNGVLIVDKPKGFTSHDVVDFIRKRFKLKKVGHGGTLDPEATGVLVVLLGKATKLFTYIVEMDKEYKGSFYLGKFTDTGDGDGRIIFEEKDEDKVTNLDVEDIERVFHSLTGDISLTPPMFSALHYRGKRLYELAREGKLVFRKPRLAKIYFLKLVNFSPPFVDFHISCSKGTYIRSLCEEIMRRLNLPLYLYSLRRVRCGNFSLANAVSIDVLRQIDSLAKIFIPLESITSESYSSSKQFR is encoded by the coding sequence ATGAATGGGGTGCTTATTGTAGATAAACCCAAAGGATTTACTTCTCACGATGTGGTGGATTTTATTCGGAAGAGATTTAAACTCAAGAAAGTAGGACATGGAGGAACCCTCGATCCGGAGGCTACCGGAGTATTAGTGGTTTTGTTGGGTAAAGCTACTAAATTATTTACGTATATTGTAGAGATGGATAAGGAATATAAAGGAAGTTTCTATCTTGGAAAGTTTACCGATACCGGAGATGGAGATGGAAGGATAATTTTTGAAGAAAAAGACGAAGATAAAGTTACTAATTTGGATGTAGAGGATATAGAGAGGGTCTTTCATTCGCTTACCGGTGATATTTCTTTAACCCCCCCTATGTTTTCTGCCTTGCACTATAGAGGAAAACGGCTCTATGAATTGGCAAGAGAAGGTAAGCTTGTGTTCCGTAAACCGCGTTTGGCAAAGATCTATTTTTTAAAACTAGTGAATTTTTCTCCTCCTTTTGTTGATTTTCATATTTCCTGCTCAAAGGGAACCTATATCAGAAGTCTTTGTGAAGAAATTATGAGGCGTTTAAACTTGCCTCTTTATCTCTATTCTCTTAGACGCGTGCGTTGTGGTAATTTTTCCTTAGCTAACGCAGTTAGTATCGATGTCCTTAGACAGATTGATTCGTTAGCTAAAATTTTTATTCCTTTAGAGAGTATAACAAGTGAAAGTTATTCGAGCTCTAAACAATTTAGATAA
- a CDS encoding bifunctional oligoribonuclease/PAP phosphatase NrnA, translating into MKLDALNSVVKYIKKGKVFLITSHVNLEGDALGSELSLAYILEKMGKKFFIYNASVLPAAYRFLPLIHYLDKRKNKKFDTAIVLDCSDLERIGKVKKFINSKKIIINIDHHPDNIYFGKVNWVDPTASAVGELIYGLFRKLAISLNKDAAICLYAAIITDTGGFRNQNTTVKTHRIVSRLLEYDFDASLVFENIYGMYSLARMKLLGLSLRNIKVNKEKGIVWMSVSQKMLRDTGADLKDTEGFIEMLRSIKGIKLAILFQEVEKNRVKIGFRSRRDLDVGKLARLFGGGGHFAASGCMLEGRLKDIENMVLHRIIKEV; encoded by the coding sequence ATGAAATTAGATGCGCTAAATAGTGTTGTTAAATATATAAAGAAGGGAAAAGTCTTTTTAATTACCTCCCATGTAAATCTTGAAGGCGATGCTTTGGGAAGCGAACTTTCTTTGGCATATATTCTGGAGAAAATGGGTAAAAAGTTTTTTATCTATAATGCCAGTGTTTTACCAGCCGCCTATAGATTTTTGCCACTAATTCATTATTTGGATAAAAGGAAAAATAAAAAATTTGATACTGCCATAGTACTAGACTGTTCAGATCTTGAGAGGATAGGTAAAGTTAAGAAATTTATCAACTCCAAAAAAATAATTATAAATATTGATCATCATCCTGATAACATTTATTTTGGAAAAGTTAACTGGGTAGATCCCACGGCTTCTGCGGTTGGTGAATTGATATATGGATTGTTTAGGAAACTTGCCATTTCTTTGAATAAAGATGCGGCAATATGTCTATATGCCGCCATTATAACCGATACAGGGGGATTTCGTAATCAGAATACTACAGTCAAGACACATCGGATAGTTTCTCGTCTGCTTGAATATGATTTTGATGCGTCTTTGGTTTTTGAAAATATTTATGGAATGTACTCTCTTGCACGAATGAAATTATTAGGATTGTCCCTTCGGAACATCAAAGTAAATAAAGAGAAGGGAATTGTTTGGATGTCCGTTTCTCAGAAAATGCTGAGGGATACAGGTGCTGATTTAAAAGATACTGAGGGTTTCATCGAGATGCTACGTTCAATAAAAGGTATAAAATTAGCAATTTTATTTCAGGAGGTAGAAAAAAATAGAGTAAAGATTGGTTTCCGTTCACGTCGCGATTTAGATGTTGGTAAATTAGCTCGTCTTTTTGGAGGAGGGGGACACTTTGCTGCTAGTGGTTGTATGTTAGAAGGCCGATTAAAAGATATAGAAAATATGGTTCTCCATCGGATAATTAAAGAGGTTTAA
- the rbfA gene encoding 30S ribosome-binding factor RbfA, which yields MRQRAQKVAQVFKKEVSKIIYEELHDPRIGFITITHVEITDDLRFVKIYYSILGTEKEKEETTKALKSSEGFIRGLIGQRIRLRFVPEIKFLFDSSAEYSMHIQDILDKIKEER from the coding sequence ATGAGACAACGTGCACAGAAAGTAGCTCAGGTTTTCAAAAAGGAAGTTTCTAAAATAATATACGAAGAATTGCATGACCCACGTATCGGTTTTATTACCATTACTCATGTAGAGATAACGGATGATCTTCGTTTTGTAAAAATATACTACAGTATTCTCGGTACAGAAAAGGAAAAAGAAGAAACAACCAAAGCGTTGAAGAGCAGTGAAGGTTTCATTCGTGGATTAATTGGACAGAGAATAAGGCTAAGGTTTGTTCCTGAAATTAAGTTTCTGTTTGATTCTTCTGCAGAATACAGTATGCATATTCAGGATATTTTGGACAAAATCAAGGAAGAGAGATGA
- a CDS encoding DUF503 domain-containing protein → MTIGILEISIKIDASHSLKDKRMVLKSLKDRVRNNFNVAVSEIGAQDNWQISRLCIVSVNSDKRCLNSLLCKILEFVHHISGIEVNDYHLEFI, encoded by the coding sequence ATGACTATTGGGATATTAGAAATATCCATAAAGATAGATGCAAGTCATTCTCTGAAAGACAAAAGGATGGTGTTAAAAAGTTTAAAGGATAGAGTAAGAAATAATTTTAATGTAGCGGTTTCAGAGATTGGAGCCCAAGATAACTGGCAGATTTCCCGCCTCTGTATAGTTTCTGTGAATTCTGATAAGAGGTGCTTAAACAGTCTACTTTGTAAAATATTAGAATTTGTTCATCATATTTCTGGAATAGAAGTCAATGACTACCACCTGGAGTTTATTTAA
- the xerD gene encoding site-specific tyrosine recombinase XerD: MEEWIEQFLNYLNVERSLADNTIASYRRDLKIFKKYLSDGGIISWDKVSRRDIDNFLFKRREKGINPSSIARELVALKMFFRFLAQEGIIRDDPTAVLETPRLWKRLPESLSVAEVEKVLNSVRTNTPIGFRDKTCLELLYATGMRVSEVADLRISDINLEGGFVRCKGKGEKERIVPVGKTAIRYLRNYLLEIRPKMIKKNSEPFLFLSHLGKKISRQSIWKMIKKYVLRAGIKKKVGPHTLRHSFATHLLERGADLRVVQEMLGHANISTTQIYTHVNKERLKSIHKMFHPRP; the protein is encoded by the coding sequence ATGGAAGAATGGATTGAACAGTTTTTGAATTATCTCAATGTGGAAAGAAGTTTAGCAGATAACACAATAGCTTCTTATAGAAGAGATCTTAAAATATTTAAAAAATATCTTTCTGATGGAGGCATCATTTCTTGGGATAAGGTTTCTCGCAGAGATATAGACAATTTCTTATTTAAGAGAAGAGAAAAAGGAATAAATCCTTCTTCGATAGCGCGGGAGTTAGTAGCGTTAAAAATGTTTTTTAGATTTCTTGCCCAAGAGGGAATTATAAGAGATGACCCTACTGCGGTTTTAGAGACGCCGCGGTTGTGGAAAAGGCTTCCGGAAAGTCTTTCTGTTGCTGAGGTAGAAAAAGTTCTAAACTCTGTTCGCACAAATACTCCTATAGGTTTCAGAGATAAAACATGTCTTGAACTTCTCTATGCCACAGGAATGCGGGTTTCTGAAGTAGCCGATTTGAGGATTAGCGATATTAATCTAGAAGGAGGTTTTGTGCGTTGTAAAGGTAAAGGTGAGAAAGAAAGAATTGTTCCTGTGGGAAAGACTGCAATAAGGTATTTAAGAAATTATCTGTTAGAGATAAGGCCAAAGATGATTAAGAAAAATAGTGAGCCGTTTCTCTTTTTATCTCACCTGGGTAAGAAGATTTCTCGGCAGAGCATATGGAAAATGATTAAAAAATATGTTCTACGGGCAGGAATTAAGAAGAAGGTTGGTCCACATACTCTAAGACATTCTTTCGCAACACATCTTTTAGAACGCGGTGCAGATTTGAGGGTGGTTCAAGAGATGTTAGGCCATGCAAATATCTCTACTACTCAGATTTATACTCATGTAAATAAAGAAAGGCTCAAGTCGATACACAAAATGTTTCATCCCAGGCCTTGA
- a CDS encoding MBL fold metallo-hydrolase, with amino-acid sequence MVIERIVVGELEANCYIVYNEVSLQALIIDPGGDASKIKIIIDRKKLKCLFIINTHGHIDHIGANNEFDIPIMVHEADEEFLYNPELNLSMCFGFPYSSRKAEKILEGGEMFDFSGLSFETIHTPGHTPGSICLKFDNHLFTGDTIFFQGIGRTDFPHSSEDKLLKSIKEKIFTLDAEIKIFPGHGPTSTIGAEKNFSSKIWKNGLNSF; translated from the coding sequence ATGGTGATTGAAAGAATTGTTGTCGGAGAATTGGAGGCTAATTGTTATATTGTATACAATGAGGTTAGCCTACAGGCTTTAATCATAGATCCCGGCGGAGATGCATCTAAAATTAAAATAATTATTGATAGGAAAAAACTAAAATGTCTTTTTATTATCAATACCCATGGACATATTGACCATATCGGAGCGAACAATGAATTTGATATTCCCATAATGGTCCACGAAGCCGATGAAGAGTTTCTTTACAATCCTGAGTTGAATCTATCCATGTGCTTTGGTTTTCCTTACTCTTCGCGGAAGGCAGAAAAAATTCTGGAAGGTGGAGAAATGTTTGATTTTTCTGGTCTAAGTTTTGAAACAATTCATACGCCAGGGCATACGCCGGGGAGTATTTGTCTAAAATTTGACAACCATCTTTTTACGGGAGATACCATTTTTTTTCAAGGGATAGGTCGTACAGATTTTCCACATTCATCAGAGGACAAATTACTCAAGTCTATTAAGGAAAAAATATTTACCTTGGATGCGGAAATTAAAATTTTTCCTGGCCATGGTCCAACTTCTACTATTGGGGCAGAGAAAAATTTCTCTTCTAAGATATGGAAGAATGGATTGAACAGTTTTTGA
- the ligA gene encoding NAD-dependent DNA ligase LigA — MTELNEVKRQIEKLREEIRHHDYLYYVLNQPVISDKEYDDLYRALKEFEEKYPQFITSDSPTQRVSGEVLKEFKTVRHKVKMFSLDNTYSFEELREWNERLYKNLGKDKIEFVVELKIDGVSSSLTYENGIFSLGATRGDGEVGEDVTLNLKTIRSIPLRLKGKDIPRILEVRGEVYMERKDFEALNKEREKKGEVIFANPRNAASGSLKLLSPSITAKRNLNCFIHSFGTMEGGRIISTQWEFLSYAQEVGFRVNPANKLCKDINEVIVYCRQWQEKRDSLDYDIDGMVVKVNSFEQQEKLGFTLKSPRWAVAYKFPARQTTTEVLAIKMNVGRTGVITPTAELKPVECGGVIIRNATLHNFDEIKRLNIRVGDRVLVERAGEVIPKIVKVVESKGKKEVDIPKTCPVCGGRVVKEKKEEVAYRCINPSCPAQLERLIIHFASRVAMDIEGLGESVAKQLVKKRMVKDLADIYFLNKEDLLTLELFAEKKAENLLRAIEESRNRPFSKFLYSLGIRHVGEKAAIVLAERFRNIDALMNAKEDDLLGIYEVGPVMIQSVINFFRQKSTQDLIKKFKKAGVNLKEEAKKIEHQPLKGKRFVFTGELSEFTRKEAEELVRILGGETASSVSKNTDFVVLGENPGSKYNKAEELRVKIINEEEFKRLVKEAR; from the coding sequence ATGACGGAGCTAAATGAAGTTAAAAGACAAATTGAAAAATTGCGTGAAGAAATCAGACACCACGATTATCTCTATTATGTTTTGAATCAACCGGTCATTTCTGACAAAGAGTATGACGATTTATATAGAGCACTAAAAGAATTTGAGGAAAAATATCCGCAATTTATAACTTCAGATTCTCCTACTCAAAGAGTGAGTGGAGAGGTCTTAAAGGAGTTTAAAACTGTGAGACATAAGGTAAAGATGTTTTCGTTAGACAATACCTATTCTTTTGAAGAACTTAGGGAGTGGAACGAAAGGTTATATAAGAATTTAGGAAAAGATAAGATCGAATTTGTGGTAGAACTAAAAATTGATGGAGTAAGTTCCTCTCTTACTTATGAAAACGGTATTTTTAGCTTAGGAGCTACGCGGGGAGATGGAGAAGTGGGTGAGGATGTTACTTTGAATCTTAAAACGATTCGTTCCATTCCTTTGCGCCTTAAAGGAAAAGATATCCCGCGGATTTTGGAAGTGCGTGGGGAGGTATATATGGAACGAAAAGATTTTGAAGCTCTGAATAAAGAAAGAGAAAAAAAAGGAGAGGTTATTTTTGCCAATCCGCGGAATGCTGCGAGTGGTTCCTTGAAATTACTTTCTCCATCAATTACTGCAAAACGTAATCTGAATTGTTTCATTCACTCTTTTGGAACCATGGAAGGAGGGAGAATAATTTCTACGCAGTGGGAATTCCTAAGTTATGCCCAAGAGGTTGGTTTTCGAGTAAATCCTGCAAATAAACTTTGCAAGGATATAAACGAAGTTATTGTCTATTGTAGACAGTGGCAAGAAAAGCGTGATAGTTTAGATTATGATATCGATGGTATGGTGGTTAAGGTTAATTCTTTTGAACAGCAAGAGAAGTTAGGTTTTACTTTAAAGAGTCCACGCTGGGCGGTGGCCTATAAGTTTCCCGCCAGACAGACAACCACGGAGGTTTTAGCAATTAAGATGAATGTGGGCAGAACTGGCGTAATTACTCCTACCGCAGAACTAAAGCCGGTCGAATGCGGAGGAGTAATTATTAGAAATGCTACTTTGCATAATTTTGATGAGATAAAAAGATTGAATATTCGTGTTGGAGATAGAGTTTTAGTAGAACGAGCAGGAGAGGTTATCCCTAAGATAGTTAAAGTAGTTGAATCAAAAGGGAAAAAAGAAGTAGATATTCCTAAAACTTGTCCTGTTTGTGGCGGTAGAGTGGTCAAAGAAAAAAAAGAAGAAGTTGCCTATCGTTGTATTAATCCTTCTTGTCCTGCACAGTTAGAGCGGCTTATAATTCACTTCGCGTCTCGCGTGGCAATGGATATAGAAGGTTTAGGAGAATCTGTTGCTAAACAGCTTGTGAAGAAAAGAATGGTCAAGGATTTGGCAGACATTTATTTTTTAAATAAGGAGGATTTACTTACTTTGGAGCTCTTTGCTGAGAAGAAGGCAGAGAATTTGTTGAGGGCAATTGAAGAAAGCAGGAATAGGCCTTTTAGTAAATTTTTATATAGTTTAGGAATCCGTCATGTGGGAGAAAAAGCAGCAATTGTTTTGGCAGAGCGTTTCAGGAATATCGATGCCCTTATGAATGCAAAAGAAGATGATTTATTGGGAATTTACGAAGTTGGCCCGGTCATGATTCAAAGTGTTATTAATTTCTTTAGACAAAAATCAACTCAGGATTTGATTAAGAAATTTAAAAAAGCGGGTGTAAATCTAAAAGAAGAGGCAAAGAAGATAGAACATCAGCCATTAAAAGGTAAAAGATTTGTTTTTACTGGCGAACTTTCCGAATTTACACGCAAAGAAGCAGAAGAATTAGTGAGAATTTTGGGTGGTGAAACAGCCTCTTCCGTATCTAAAAATACTGATTTCGTAGTTTTAGGAGAGAATCCGGGTTCAAAATATAATAAGGCAGAAGAGTTGAGGGTAAAGATTATTAACGAGGAGGAATTTAAAAGATTGGTAAAGGAGGCAAGATGA
- a CDS encoding metallophosphatase family protein: protein MRYAILGDVHSNWEALNEVLWALKKENIDEYFSIGDIVGYNASPKECIKIMKEFCKKIVAGNHDWACVGKFNLEWFNDLAKNAILWTVNLLDEDEKRILSGLPLIYEESDFTLVHGTIFEPDKFFYLDNLSYAWMCFQVLKTPLLFVGHTHKALIFSLDSEGNIQYFFEDKISLKKGMRYIVNVGSVGQPRDGDPRACFCIYDSEEKTVEFRRISYDLKKTQKNILNNLLPEELAFRLSWGR, encoded by the coding sequence ATGCGTTATGCTATTTTAGGAGATGTTCATAGTAATTGGGAGGCTTTAAATGAAGTATTGTGGGCATTGAAAAAAGAAAATATTGATGAGTATTTTTCAATAGGGGATATTGTTGGCTATAATGCTAGTCCTAAGGAATGTATAAAGATTATGAAGGAATTTTGTAAAAAAATTGTTGCAGGGAATCATGATTGGGCATGTGTTGGTAAATTTAATTTAGAATGGTTTAATGACTTGGCTAAAAACGCAATTTTATGGACTGTTAATTTGTTAGATGAGGATGAAAAAAGAATTCTTTCTGGTCTTCCACTTATTTATGAAGAAAGTGATTTTACCTTAGTTCACGGAACTATCTTTGAACCAGATAAATTTTTTTATCTTGATAATCTGAGTTACGCTTGGATGTGCTTTCAGGTATTAAAAACCCCTCTTCTTTTTGTAGGGCATACACATAAAGCTCTTATCTTTTCTTTGGATAGCGAAGGGAATATACAATATTTTTTTGAAGATAAGATTTCTTTAAAGAAGGGAATGCGTTATATTGTTAATGTAGGAAGTGTAGGCCAGCCTCGCGATGGAGACCCGCGAGCATGTTTTTGTATATATGATAGTGAAGAAAAAACTGTAGAGTTTAGGAGAATAAGTTATGATTTGAAAAAAACTCAAAAAAATATTTTGAATAACCTCTTACCCGAAGAACTCGCTTTTAGATTGTCGTGGGGAAGGTGA
- a CDS encoding acylphosphatase: protein MAKKRIHVFYSGKVQGVGFRFTAESFALELGLVGWVRNLNDGRVELEVEGEEGKLRNFLDKLKNYFDKYIKNVELKWLDSIDEYRDFEIRFY from the coding sequence ATGGCAAAGAAAAGGATTCATGTGTTTTATTCAGGAAAGGTTCAGGGGGTAGGTTTCCGTTTTACTGCAGAAAGTTTTGCTTTAGAGCTGGGACTCGTTGGCTGGGTAAGGAATTTGAATGATGGACGGGTAGAACTGGAAGTAGAAGGTGAGGAAGGAAAGTTAAGGAATTTCTTAGATAAGTTAAAGAACTATTTCGATAAATATATAAAAAATGTAGAATTAAAATGGCTCGACTCAATAGACGAATATAGGGATTTTGAAATAAGATTTTATTAA